The Caretta caretta isolate rCarCar2 chromosome 15, rCarCar1.hap1, whole genome shotgun sequence genome window below encodes:
- the LOC125622738 gene encoding uncharacterized protein LOC125622738 isoform X2 encodes MENGIGRQESRVVVLGLLCDRPVASPSFASVSLHFMWGNMTTAKPKRLKFSEEEKFLILEEFSLRKDILIPKSGRYKNTMDRQRAWEEITAAVNSLSPLVRRTPDEIRKKWHNMVIDARKELTTVKHPLLRQRPQERLFHNIFALFNKTGPEVTEPLLLGPGFGTKPSSSPAGTAVPLCAAEGMRESSSDLFLHSQNDGLRLSQGNKLLCKTEVLSDTDKEMAPRTGCPGKSFIHAPGDPQPSDLCLGGAQESVEKRLLGPSKDPPLICAPVAETHPVPVHRTTSPPSHGAEVLAPGRTPVPLNCSPDFALAYKIKCPLSPIFEWPCLGIISSPVTQSSRTDSPSSEGIHTAMDDNASTSVTEDSLPSQRGCVGPAKELRETHSRLHTEILELQKETLQLQKEKILLEKEKLLLEIVKLRRELDT; translated from the exons ATGGAGAACGGGATTGGGAGGCAGGAGTCCAGGGTTGTTGTCCTCGGCTTGCTCTGTGACAGACCAGTTGCTTCAccgtcctttgcctcagtttccctgcattTCATGTG GGGCAACATGACCACAGCCAAGCCAAAAAGACTCAAGTTTTCCGAAGAAGAGAAGTTCCTCATCCTTGAAGAATTCAGCCTGCGCAAGGACATCCTGATCCCCAAGAGCGGGCGCTACAAGAACACGATGGACCGTCAGCGAGCGTGGGAAGAGATCACTGCCGCTGTCAACTCCCTCAGCCCGCTTGTGCGGCGCACGCCTGACGAGATCCGCAAGAAGTGGCATAACATGGTCATTGACGCCCGCAAGGAGCTGACCACGGTGAAACACCCTTTGCTGAGGCAGCGGCCCCAGGAGAGGCTCTTCCACAACATCTTTGCTCTCTTCAATAAGACAGGGCCGGAGGTGACAGAACCATTGCTTCTGGGCCCTGGTTTCGGAACGAAGCCGTCCAGCAGCCCGGCTGGAACCGCAGTGCCTCTCTGCGCAGCGGAGGGGATGCGGGAGTCTTCGTCAGACTTATTCCTCCACAGCCAGAATGATGGACTTCGGCTGAGCCAGGggaacaaactgctctgcaaaaCGGAGGTCCTTTCGGACACAGACAAAGAAATGGCACCAAGGACTGGCTGTCCTGGAAAGAGTTTCATCCATGCTCCAGGGGACCCGCAGCCCAGCGATTTGTGCTTGGGTGGAGCTCAAGAGAGTGTGGAAAAGAGACTGTTGGGCCCCAGTAAGGATCCACCGCTGATATGTGCGCCCGTAGCTGAGACACATCCTGTGCCAGTTCACAGGACTACCTCGCCACCGAGCCATGGAGCTGAGGTGCTTGCTCCCGGCAGGACTCCGGTGCCTCTCAACTGCTCCCCAGACTTTGCACTGGCCTATAAGATCAAGTGCCCTTTGAGCCCTATATTCGAATGGCCTTGCCTAGGGATCATCTCAAGCCCAGTCACACAAAGCAGCAGGACTGACAGCCCCAGCTCCGAAGGCATCCACACAGCAATGGATGATAATG CAAGCACCTCTGTGACCGAAGATTCGCTGCCCAGCCAGAGGGGTTGTGTCGGGCCAGCCAAGGAGCTTCGGGAGACGCACAGCCGGCTGCACACCGAGATCCTGGAGCTGCAGAAAGAGACCTTGCAGCTGCAGAAGGAAAAGATCCTGCTGGAGAAAGAGAAACTCTTACTGGAAATTGTCAAACTGCGGCGAGAGCTGGACACGTGA
- the LOC125622738 gene encoding uncharacterized protein LOC125622738 isoform X1: protein MRLLAQEPNEPPGPGAGPLRCAGGRAGRHPQRGGRAPPGPRSQAGARPRVSQDTWHPPASCRAGPGAAAGSGFRHASAAGRGNMTTAKPKRLKFSEEEKFLILEEFSLRKDILIPKSGRYKNTMDRQRAWEEITAAVNSLSPLVRRTPDEIRKKWHNMVIDARKELTTVKHPLLRQRPQERLFHNIFALFNKTGPEVTEPLLLGPGFGTKPSSSPAGTAVPLCAAEGMRESSSDLFLHSQNDGLRLSQGNKLLCKTEVLSDTDKEMAPRTGCPGKSFIHAPGDPQPSDLCLGGAQESVEKRLLGPSKDPPLICAPVAETHPVPVHRTTSPPSHGAEVLAPGRTPVPLNCSPDFALAYKIKCPLSPIFEWPCLGIISSPVTQSSRTDSPSSEGIHTAMDDNASTSVTEDSLPSQRGCVGPAKELRETHSRLHTEILELQKETLQLQKEKILLEKEKLLLEIVKLRRELDT from the exons ATGCGGCTGCTGGCCCAGGAACCCAACGAGCCCCCGGGGCCCGGGGCCGGCCCGCTCCGCTGCGCAGGGGGCCGAGCCGGGCGCCATCCCCAGCGCGGGGGCAGGGCCCCGCCGGGACCCCGCAGCCAGGCCGGGGCGCGGCCCCGCGTGTCGCAGGATACGTGGCACCCGCCCGCTTCCTGCCGCGCTGGGCCCGGGGCGGCCGCCGGCTCCGGCTTCCGGCATGCGAGCGCCGCAGGCAG GGGCAACATGACCACAGCCAAGCCAAAAAGACTCAAGTTTTCCGAAGAAGAGAAGTTCCTCATCCTTGAAGAATTCAGCCTGCGCAAGGACATCCTGATCCCCAAGAGCGGGCGCTACAAGAACACGATGGACCGTCAGCGAGCGTGGGAAGAGATCACTGCCGCTGTCAACTCCCTCAGCCCGCTTGTGCGGCGCACGCCTGACGAGATCCGCAAGAAGTGGCATAACATGGTCATTGACGCCCGCAAGGAGCTGACCACGGTGAAACACCCTTTGCTGAGGCAGCGGCCCCAGGAGAGGCTCTTCCACAACATCTTTGCTCTCTTCAATAAGACAGGGCCGGAGGTGACAGAACCATTGCTTCTGGGCCCTGGTTTCGGAACGAAGCCGTCCAGCAGCCCGGCTGGAACCGCAGTGCCTCTCTGCGCAGCGGAGGGGATGCGGGAGTCTTCGTCAGACTTATTCCTCCACAGCCAGAATGATGGACTTCGGCTGAGCCAGGggaacaaactgctctgcaaaaCGGAGGTCCTTTCGGACACAGACAAAGAAATGGCACCAAGGACTGGCTGTCCTGGAAAGAGTTTCATCCATGCTCCAGGGGACCCGCAGCCCAGCGATTTGTGCTTGGGTGGAGCTCAAGAGAGTGTGGAAAAGAGACTGTTGGGCCCCAGTAAGGATCCACCGCTGATATGTGCGCCCGTAGCTGAGACACATCCTGTGCCAGTTCACAGGACTACCTCGCCACCGAGCCATGGAGCTGAGGTGCTTGCTCCCGGCAGGACTCCGGTGCCTCTCAACTGCTCCCCAGACTTTGCACTGGCCTATAAGATCAAGTGCCCTTTGAGCCCTATATTCGAATGGCCTTGCCTAGGGATCATCTCAAGCCCAGTCACACAAAGCAGCAGGACTGACAGCCCCAGCTCCGAAGGCATCCACACAGCAATGGATGATAATG CAAGCACCTCTGTGACCGAAGATTCGCTGCCCAGCCAGAGGGGTTGTGTCGGGCCAGCCAAGGAGCTTCGGGAGACGCACAGCCGGCTGCACACCGAGATCCTGGAGCTGCAGAAAGAGACCTTGCAGCTGCAGAAGGAAAAGATCCTGCTGGAGAAAGAGAAACTCTTACTGGAAATTGTCAAACTGCGGCGAGAGCTGGACACGTGA